The DNA segment CTGCTTGAATGCCTCTTTAGGGCTCACACTATTTTTTGCAAAAACATAATAGCTGGGAATTAGATAACCCGAGGTTGATTCAGGATCATTAAACGCGAAGGTTAAATCTTTTGCGTGCTCTACAACATACTGGTCACCATTGCCTTTTTGAAGATCAATCTTAGAAACGATCGGATTTGCTTTGTTAGTGATGAGATGCGAATAATAGCCTTGCGTCCCATCTGCGTTGATGGTCTGGGCAAATGCTTCCGCATTGGAACGCTCTGCCGCTGTGACATAAGACTTTCCGCCATACCAAGCAACCTGTACCTTATTCGCCCCCATTGCCTCAACTACGGCTGCATAATCTGTGGCGTAGAAGGCATTTACAGGACGTCCAATCGTCTTCGACATTGCCTGAATAAATGGCTCAAATTTGGGCTTTTGGTTCTGCTGAGACTCAGTAGAGATAATTCCGAAGTCGATCGATGCAATTTCTGGCGCACAGGTTTGACCAGAGGCTGATGTGCCGCTGTTCTCAGCTTGCTGGCTCGGCTGAGGAGCAGTACAGCTTACAAGCGTAGCAACACTAACGGCAGATACCGTTAATAAAGATGTCAATTTCTTGAACACAGGTACTTTCACTTTAAATTATTTCTCCTGACAATAGACATGAAATAAACAATCGACTTTTGTAGACGATTTTCAGAAATGAAGTAAATATGCAATAGACATGCAGTAGAGTAACTAACCGCAAGCAGGAACAAACTCAGCTAATAAACGCTTCTGCATGACCTCTAAGAACAAGTTCCTCAGTCGCGGTGCCATAAATTTCGTTGAGTTTTGAATCATCCAATGCAACAACTTCTCCATCAAATCTGACTTCTCCATCTCTCAAAGCAACCGCCCGCTTAAAGTAGTGGCGCACCATTTGTACTTGATGCAAGGATGTGATGACTGTAATTCCCTGTTCTTGGTTCAAGACCGTCAGCAGTTCCATCACTTTACGGGCAGATTCTGGATCAAGGGAGGCGATCGGTTCGTCTGCCAGGATAATGTGTGCACCCTGCATTAAACAACGGGCGATCGCTACTCTTTGCTGTTGGCCTCCCGACAGATCAGAGGCTCGCTTATAGGCATGCTGTAGGATTCCGACTCGCTCCAAGGCGGCTAACGCCTGCTCCTTTTCCTGC comes from the Trichocoleus sp. genome and includes:
- the phnC gene encoding phosphonate ABC transporter ATP-binding protein, producing MVMQNLLEVTAVEVKHLTKSFNKIAALRNISFSVADGEMIALVGASGSGKSTLLRNLNGLQKADQGTVEIYGAAIQTNGSLHSNVRKLRSQMGFIFQQFNLVDRLTVLENVLIGNLSRIPPLRSAFHWFTQQEKEQALAALERVGILQHAYKRASDLSGGQQQRVAIARCLMQGAHIILADEPIASLDPESARKVMELLTVLNQEQGITVITSLHQVQMVRHYFKRAVALRDGEVRFDGEVVALDDSKLNEIYGTATEELVLRGHAEAFIS
- the phnD gene encoding phosphonate ABC transporter substrate-binding protein — translated: MFKKLTSLLTVSAVSVATLVSCTAPQPSQQAENSGTSASGQTCAPEIASIDFGIISTESQQNQKPKFEPFIQAMSKTIGRPVNAFYATDYAAVVEAMGANKVQVAWYGGKSYVTAAERSNAEAFAQTINADGTQGYYSHLITNKANPIVSKIDLQKGNGDQYVVEHAKDLTFAFNDPESTSGYLIPSYYVFAKNSVSPKEAFKQLIFAGSHEATAQAVANNQVDVATNNSESLTALKASGAKAFEQIQVIWTSPVIPSDPIAYRKDLPDCLKGQIKDFFYDYKDAAVLEPLGWQGFAPAEDKKWNTIRELNVAKDILEVQNDKNLTAQAKQQKLDELNQKLNVLK